The Kitasatospora setae KM-6054 genome contains a region encoding:
- a CDS encoding YbaB/EbfC family nucleoid-associated protein, translating to MSNPFAEQIALAMEEMRAELAKAEAVQRELDDLTASATTKDRMATAKVGSQGQVVSLTFHTDAYRSMAPAELGKVLADVLNEARATVGEQIAARIGRFDGLGETLRLSMTGGTELDDVLAPLYAMRPGGENGPRTRGADRQEEFRG from the coding sequence GTGAGCAACCCGTTCGCCGAGCAGATCGCCCTCGCCATGGAGGAGATGCGGGCCGAACTCGCCAAGGCCGAGGCCGTCCAGCGCGAGCTCGACGACCTCACCGCCTCCGCCACCACCAAGGACCGGATGGCCACCGCCAAGGTCGGCTCGCAGGGCCAGGTCGTCTCGCTGACCTTCCACACCGACGCCTACCGGTCGATGGCGCCCGCCGAGCTCGGCAAGGTCCTCGCCGACGTCCTCAACGAGGCCCGCGCCACCGTCGGCGAGCAGATCGCCGCCCGGATCGGCCGGTTCGACGGCCTCGGCGAGACCCTGCGGCTGTCGATGACCGGCGGCACCGAACTCGACGACGTCCTCGCCCCGCTGTACGCGATGCGCCCCGGCGGCGAGAACGGCCCCCGGACGCGCGGCGCCGACCGGCAGGAGGAGTTCCGTGGCTGA